The sequence below is a genomic window from Wyeomyia smithii strain HCP4-BCI-WySm-NY-G18 chromosome 1, ASM2978416v1, whole genome shotgun sequence.
CAGATGTAAACAAACTGTGGTGCGCGAGCTACTCTCGTGTGTAAATTCGATTCTTGTGCACTCAATATAATCCGCTTACCGTTATTCTTACATTTTAATATCATAGGTAAGCTTCTATTTTACTTTGCACCAGTGGTCCGAACGTCACCAGGTAACCGAAGAAACCATCTGCGAGTGCCTAGAAAGCATCAAAAGCGGTGAAAGAACGATTTACGGTGCTTCTAGGCACTACGGGATACCTGAGTCAACGATCCGTTTTCGTCTGAGTGGAAAATGGAGGatgcatttttcattttcaaaacttttttaaactcAAAGCGAATAATTATCACGGCTTATGCTATCtctcagctggtcttgaggtacgatgctggcctagcgAGCCAGTTGTCATAGATTCGTTTCTCGGCTCGTgagaagactgttagtgtcagtagaatcgtagcgctagtctgtgtataaaaacaaAAGCtcaagttccaaatcggaatgtagcaccaaggctttgcttgttTCATGCTAGACGTGTAACCACGGTGAAGAAAGCGGTCTAGGATGCTATCTTAGAGCATCAAAAAAACTAAATCGCGACTACCACCATTACTGGCACATTTTCCACTATTATAGGAACATTGCCTCCATCACTGGTACATAAGATTGGTTCacaattattcatttttcatacatattttatttataacatATAGGTACAAACTGTAATTGTGCATGACAATTTATGATATTTCCAATTACACCAAAGTAACATGTGTTGGATATTTGCGATATGAATATTGATACTCTCGTTTTTAAAAAACACTGGTGCTTAGACCCTCCATTACTGGAACACCTACCCtatgcatacaaaataaataataaaaatccctgatcaattttaatatgaggtaACTAACATGAAAAATGGAACCCAATTTCTCCGTACCCAGTTATGAATAaatattttgctgcgtgataaaaatggtcaaatttctcaacatcagacgagcggacgtacTCAGTGACAGACgctacgctggattctaggAGAACCAGTACATCGCCatgaactctgggttcattaacattcgttcacatgaacactcggttctggcctaactccggccatcatctcgagaaaccacatatgacaatcaaatttgaaacaaaaattaaaaaaaaaacaaaacgggtcgggtaccagcaatttcggggtatttttctttcgggtacgggtcgggtacatgtagctgaaaaaaataaatttcgggttcgggtcgggtacgggtattttgaaCAAACCTGACTTCGGGGTACCGGTTTTGAAAAATCTCGATGAGTCGGGTGCGGGTCGGGTCGAAAAACGCACTGAGTAGCTTTTTTGGTTGTGTTCACTATTTTGTACATCATACATTCACAACCGTTGTGAGTCACAACCATGAAATTGTAGTTCATTCTTAAGTTAGAGcctaaaaaactcaaaaaatagtATTGCAGCACGTTTGTGATACAGATTCAGGGATTATAATTTTACTATTGTACATTGAAAGTAGAGCAGAATCCAGCAAATTCTACTAATAAATTTTGATATTAGGATTgaattgaaaactttttttttattttcaatatatgtatatacactacccgtcataagtttggaatcgctttgctgagtattgcaacacccagtttgaatattgcaacacctcccgaaaagttcagcatcacctggaataggcgggTATCTCGtatttttgacaacctagaaaattgcggttttcagcaaacttgttcagaatgTCAAAGGCTACTATATGGTagccaattcagtgtgaaattttaccgctatgtggcgctagtgggcacacaatgtgtcgtattttgaacttaactaatctcacgattccgacctgctagaaagctgcggtgttcagcaaacttgttcaggaggccaaaggcttctacatggtagacaatttaatactgaATTACCCCGCTTTGCGCTACGGTGCATGCAGTTTTTCGTATTTAGACTACCCCTCCCTAATTGCTACCCACAAAATTACGGTCTTCGGCTAGTGCCACCAGTTCTGGTTAAGCATGTAAAAATACAGTATAACGCCGCATGTGTGTTCCAAACTATTCCATCGATTCTATTTTCATTACAATTCAGTGTTAACACAAATCAAAAACACCCAGTGTTCTAATTGAAACACGACTTCGACAACTTCAGCAACCACCAGGGCGTGTGTTTTGGGCTTTATGTATACATTTCGGGTGTCTGCTCGTTGGATGGGGCTTACACGCGCCTTCCCGAACGCACCATGTACTGAAGTCACAACCACTCGGCTTGCATATAAGCCGAcggcgcacataggagtatttgagccaaaaagctggccaaaagtccaaGTCGCTCTTTTttggtacacgcaaaacttttccttattactttagaagcaatagcgcaaaattaccttttaggtaacaaatccattacttaaaaagcaataaaattcttccccagtcaagtaacaacacatactgtcatatatttagcacgtgttatgagagtacggctatctaataatggtcgtttcaaccacatgcaacgtttttttctgtcgaaaaatgccccctctccacctcaagtcaaaaaaaatcacacaccgtcgcataagttgcacatgttacaagttttttcaatctccaattcatccggtgggcgtgtattagttcgctcgttgtatgcatacagagcagcgaaaaaatatgacaagagctgccaagcaacattttccccgtcatagagtatgcaaacgttgatgatttcaaagacttgaaatgcgctttaaaatgacatcacgatctgtaaactgcgttagagaaaaataaaaacattcgctttcttgcaagctatttacagcacataatcattggttcatgaaaactcatttggacctgtttgaatatacaaaactcgtgcccatccagaacaatattcgcaacttcggcaactctggttagacagtattacatatttccatttcaagtaaacactgggggacgaaacgaaagtgtttctaattggacatttgaggttgacggttgagattctgattgtgtgtggatgaagggagacaaaaatgaaccagatcgtcgcatcaatacaaatgcagcgagtgaagtcttgccaacacatgcatttcggtgcttggctgtatgttctcctgcagaaacacatacaagcgtgtggccgtcataatttttattactttttgtttgttactttttgtgtataatgcgcagtcataagacacaaaaagtaataaaaaattgcccaaaagtaataaaatattccccgtttgcgttgggtgtagtaaTTGGATACATTTATATCAAAAACGGGTTATTTTCGTATAATaaacacaaaaaaggtgacattCATTTAAAACGTCACccaatatataaataaataaatatatatatataaatgaatatataataaatatataaataaatcatataattaatttcacaatattatggacTTTTCGCGGTCGGTTTTCACAATCACTTATTTCGTAAACAATCcatgattattttatgcattcaacgttttaaatattgcaaaacattttacttatcttgtagattatgttctgtgagagagaaaaactttttgacaatttttttcaattttttacgcCACCCGAGCAGTAGCACGTATTTTTTAAACTGACCAAATTACTGTGGAATAACTTTGAAATATAACAGTTTGGTTTATGTGATAAGACACAAATGGGTTCTTGGATAGCATGAGGGTATgtttcaactgaaatcaattaaaaataatggaaatcgtgtattttgtatgtcggacttttggccaactttttgggtcaaatactcctatgtgcggcgTTGCGTGTTCGGTCTTCAGCTTGCAGCGGAAAATACTACGAAATGCCCTCTATGGTGTTCAAATCCTTCAACATCGGATTAGAGGCATGTCTACTGCAACTGCCGAGGTAATCAATTTAGTCGCGATATCGTCAATTTCCCTCCTTGTAAAACGGGTTGTGAACGTTGGTGATTAAACTGTCAACATACCAACACAGTCGCATGCTACATGTTGTAGCCTCCTGAAATGAAGGCACTTCTTTATAATAAACACACACAATCTTACGTATTGTGTGATTtgatcaaactgtcaacattCAAATTGGTTTCACTTCGTCATGTGTAAACAATCAGTGCTTATAGAATTACGTAAATAAAAAGTGTTACTGTTTAACTGAATATTGCAACTATCTAAACAAGGTTCAAAATAGAGTAAGTTGAAAACTATACTGTCGGCCAATTACAAGCCCTTGAACTTCTGAGCAACTTTGCTGGAAACTACAATTCTCTAGGTTTCCAGAATCAAAAGATAGAGTTACATATCCATTTCAAGTGATGCTtgatattcaaactgggtgttgcaatactcagtgaagcgattccaaacttatgacgggtagtgtatatgtatttattcactcaataaaatcatttttgaaatattgaggttttcaatttattttatcatCAATTTTCTACTATTTTTGCGCAGATTCCGGAAAAGTTCCTCTACACATCTCACCACCACCTCCACCTCCACCTTCACAGTCGTCATCGGAGCAAAATCTGAAGAAAATGGGTATTCCGGATACGCAATCTGATTTTAATCAATGGTTgcatgcaatgaaaatggtagCACGACTGCCCGGAGGAATACCTCCAGATTTTCGTCGGAAGGTACATCTGTGAAGTTCAATAACGAAAATATAGTTCTAACTTTCCTCTTTGACTAAGTTATGGATGGCTCTCTCGGATCGTTATCTccaaacgaaaaaaatcaacTGGGAGCAGGAAAGCAAAACATATTTGAGTGAGCAGTCGAATGAAGATGACGAAGAGCTAGGAATTCAAATAGTGAAGGTACTAAAGTCGTTTtgatttcattcatttttgagaATAACAAATTTATCTACACAGGATCTACATCGAACAGGTTCTAGTCTATGTACCGGTCCTTCTGGCGCAGTGAACCAGGCCAAACTAAAGCGAGTTCTGCTAGGATACTCAAGATTCAATCCAGAAGTAGGTTATTGTCAGGGATTCAATATGCTTGGAGCCTTGATTCTTCAAGTTATGGATAAAAACGAAATAGATTCAATGAAAGTTATGATTTTGCTGATAGAAGGGTTGCTACCGGCTGGATATTTTTGTGGTTCACTAGGTGGGCTTCAAGCGGATATGGCGGTCTTTCGTGATCTCTTAGGAACAAAGTTACCTAAGCTAGCTCGCCATTTGCAAAAGCTACAAGGACCTGAATGTGCTTTTGAACCTCCTTTGACAAACGTGTTTACAATGCAATGGTTCCTCACATTATTCTGCACCTGTCTACCTATTCCTGCAGTGCTTCGAATTTGGGATTTGATTTTAATCGAGGGTAGTGACGTTTTATTACGTACTGCCTTATCCATCTGGGGACTACTAGAAAGGTAATTAAAAATATGTGATGCCAATTTTCGATATCAACCATGTACTTTTTTACTAGTCGCATTTTACAAACCAAAACTGCTGACGATTTCTATTGTAAAATGGGTGCACTTTCGTCCGAACTTGTCAATGGCAATCTTATAGACTGTAATGAACTCATCCAAAGAATTGTCGATATAGGACCTATTGCAGATTTGGACCACCTACGTGAAAAACATTTGACAAGTATAACGCAATTAAATGAATCTTCCAATCTTAGGCAAGAAAATATAGTTTTTAAATAGATCATGATTGTGATCAGGTTTTTTTATAGGATATTTTACTCTGACGATGAGTGTGAATCCGATGAAGAATCACGATTAACAGTAACTGCAACTGCATGGGGTCTGCGTTCCGGAAGAAGGTCTTCTTTAGGGTTTTCGACAAATATGCGCAATTCTGgcgaaggaaaagaaaaaattaaTCTCGATATATCATTATTGAAGAAGCAGTACGTTAAACTACGAGAGCGCCAAAGACAGGCTCATATCATTTTGACTGCTGCAGTAGCTAGACAGTCCACTTCAGGAACACAGAGCAGTAGCACACAACAAATACAGCAGCTGCTAGTAGGTAAAAACGCTATACTAAGTAACAAAGGAAAGCGGTTGGGTCCACCACAAGGCGCTGTACCGCCTGCGCGTGTCTCAAAAGTGGGTAAGCAATCTAAATTGAGTACGTCAAAACCAATTGAAACCTTACATTGGAAAGATATGGACGAGAAGCAACGACGAGGCAGTATAAAGCGGAAAGATGTGCAAAAGGATAATAGAAAACCTACAGTAAAAGACGATTTCGATTTAGCGAAACAGTATGTAGCGTTAATATGAAATGTTGAATAAATATCAAAGATATGTGCATTTTCATTTCCAGGGAACCTCCGAAGCTGATCAAATCGCTAAGTGCGTCATCTGCAATTAGTAACTTATCCGAAAGCGGAGTCAAACGGCGCAGCGAATCATCATCTTACAGCGAAGAATCAGATGTTGACTCAAGTACTAGTACCTCACTGTGCGATGACGATCTCCAATTACTGAGTGCTTCTTCACTTGAAGCTTCTCCAATGAAACGACGTTTGACACCGGACAGCATTCAAGAAGTGCCTGACGAAGAGCGATTGATTGTGACTTCTGATGATGTATCATGTTACAATAGTTCTGAGGTAGTTGATGCTCAAAATATTGGATTTACTCTATCAGGCATTGCAGAAGAAAGTTTTATTGAGCCACATAATAATTCGACGACTGTTAAACTTAACTCCAACAAGCATGAACAAGATAACGATGTTTCAGCGAACATTGTGAAACATAAATATCCAGATTTAGTATTACCTAGTCCTTCAAACGATGAATCGCTCCCAATTACGATTACAAGTACAAACCAATTATCCCCCATCCCTGATATATGTCATTATGTCAGTATGTCTACGATAAGTCCCTTGAGGACCCCATCATCGATTGTGGATTTTTCTGATTATCTTAATAATATACCAAATGAGAGCATTGCAGCAAATGCAGTGTCCAAGGATGTTAAAAGTAATGTGGAGTTCAACGTAAACGAAGAAGGAGTAACCAATCAGCTCTTCGAAAGAATGAATGTAGCTGAGCGTCCTAATAAATTAGATTTAATTGTATTCAAAGAAAGAAAAGTTAGCGAGTCTCTAGCTAACACGACTGAAAGCATAGTTGATCAAAGTGATAACACATCAAAGATAGATAATTACAGCTTCACAGATGCCTCTAGCAGGACATCAATATCTGCATCTTTTGTCCGTGAATTACCAACAGGAGCAGCACAACACAACGATGTACCATTTTTACCATCAAATACTGATATGTCAACTATTATTTCTGCAAATTCTCCAACTCAAAAAGGACATAGATTTCAAATAGTAAGTGCAACGACGCCATCACCGAAAAATAGTCCAGAAAATGGTGATGTAAATTTTACAAGTCGCGTaagatttttgaaagaaaaatcctTTTCAATGGATGATCCAATTAAAAGTGATGATATTCATCAAGAAGATATCGCTAAGAGATCTGCTTCAGAAGGTTTGGTGTCAGCGGATTTGAATTCGTATAAATGcaataaaatgtttgaaattataaaagAAAACTCACTGATTTTAGATCGCATGATCAAAAAACCCAACCGAAATGATATAAGCTGCTTGAACGAAAGTATTGATTGTAGTAGTAATGATAGGACGGATGTGAATTGTAATGATAATATTAGGACAGATATGGATGACTTGAAATGTTCAAATTTGAACCAAAACGAAGACGAAATACAAACAGAAAATGATGATAATTCCAACACATCTCCAAATGTAACAGAttctctaaaaacaaattatgcTTGTTCGATTACTGGCATTGAACAAACACGACTACTATCGAACATAATGCTTCAGAAAAAACTTGAGCTCAAATCAAATACGTTAGGAATTGAAAACGTGGCAAAACTGACTTCCAAAAAAAACGGAGAAGCGAAAATGTGCAACGAAAGTATCGATTCTTATGTTTCTTCCGGGCAGCCTATATCTAAAACGGATCTTTTGATTAAACGTACAGAAGAACAACTTGCTCGCTTCAAAGAACCGGAACCGCAGGTATATTATATACGGAATgagaatttccaaaaaaatattacaccggaagaagaaaaagaattttcattgaCTAAAGCTGTTTCTAAACAAGCAGCATTAGAATGCAATTTTTTGAGCGAGACATTGATGGAAGACATCGAGTTACAATCatcaaaaaacacattaaataaaacaaatgagCCAGATTCACGGCCCAAGGCTTCTATTACTGTGAAACAACAAAATTTTCATAATCTTGCATCATTCGACAAAAGTGGAACAAGTTTGGCATTTACTGAAGTAGACACTAGATCGTCTTCAGCATCTAAAACAGACGAGTTGATAAAAAAAGGTGAAGAACAATtggcaaaatttaaaaatcacgatAAAAAAGTCTTGGAGCGACTAGAGAAACGCCTCTCTTTAATTGATTTCAAACCAGAAGATATGATTTCAATGAGTCAAGAAAATTCTGAAAGAAAAACATACAGTAAAACTGAACAAGTGATTAAAAAATCCGAAGAGCAAATTTCACGTATTAAAATCGAAAGTCCGtttattacaaaaatatttcctaCGCGTCCATTTGATGAAGAAGTGGGTTCTATAGACATCATGTCGGTTTCGTGTTCATCTAAAACTGAAGAGATAATTAAAAAAACGGATGAACAACTTGCTAGATTCAAAGCCGCTGCAGAGAGTAACGCGGAAAAAAGGAAAAGCCGACATGAAATCAACGAGTTACTACAATTACGAGTAGAATCACCAGACTTGTTGAGCAGATCTTCTGATCTTTCTATTAAATTCGAAGACATTTCCATACGAGATGAAAGCGAAgccattattataaaaaatgccCAAGCTGAGTTATTGAAAACGATTAAAATACCTGACGAGGTTAAAAGTTCAAAAACCGACACTATAATTAAAAGAATCGAAGATGGAAAAATTAAGTTGGGAGAAGACTATATAACTACTATTAAAACAATTGACTATCTAAAACAATCGAATGCCAATTTATCTGCTACTTTATCTTCGATAGAGAGTTCAATTAAAGCGATCGATGGACTTTGTGATCACGATTCGGAAGTTCAGTCTAACAGGATAAACGATACTATTCAAAACCTAGAAAAATCTCTTAAACAATTCGATAGTTTCTATGTCGAAACTCCTATTGTTTTGGTTCACGATTGTTCCAATAACAACCGCTGCAGACCTTCATCAACTAACCGACCCAGCAGACCCCGTAAACGAAGAGAATATTCCCCACGGCGAAAAAAAGGCAAAGATCGCGACGAAAAAAGCACCTTTTACAACCAAACAGATAACAGTACTGACCATTCACCTGATAATCTATCATCGGATAGAGAATCCTCGAAGACTTATACTTTTCATTCGTTTTACAGTACTTCACCTCCGATCACACCCAGAGTCGTATCGCCGCTTACAATTTCTGCTGAGAATATTGAATACAGGCGACCGCTTTGTTTCAAAAGTTCATCTCACGACCGCTATCTCTTACAAAAGGAAGTACAGTTTATTAAGTTTGACAAATCACCATCATCTCCGATTATTAATAAATCTTGCCTCGAATCGCTTTTACCAGCTACTCCAATTGTATCAGACCGTACTACGCGGTCTGCTGAAAACTCTCCACCGTTAACGCATAATGCAATCGGTGGTATTCAGAATAGTTTACTACATCACCAAACCAAACAGTGCGGGAGTGAATACTCACACATCAATAAAAGCTGTGAAAATATCCTGATGCGATTCGACCGCAAAAGTATATCAGCCATAGCTGCTAGCTATCCGGTAGCCAGCACTATTTTGCCCTCTCCCACAATGTGTACGAGCCTTAATTTAAAACACGAAACTAcactaaattttgatttgtcAGCATCgccaaataaaaatttgaactaACTGTTATTTACGACTGTAtgtaaattaatttaata
It includes:
- the LOC129718267 gene encoding uncharacterized protein LOC129718267 isoform X4; protein product: MNDSGKVPLHISPPPPPPPSQSSSEQNLKKMGIPDTQSDFNQWLHAMKMVARLPGGIPPDFRRKLWMALSDRYLQTKKINWEQESKTYLSEQSNEDDEELGIQIVKDLHRTGSSLCTGPSGAVNQAKLKRVLLGYSRFNPEVGYCQGFNMLGALILQVMDKNEIDSMKVMILLIEGLLPAGYFCGSLGGLQADMAVFRDLLGTKLPKLARHLQKLQGPECAFEPPLTNVFTMQWFLTLFCTCLPIPAVLRIWDLILIEGSDVLLRTALSIWGLLESRILQTKTADDFYCKMGALSSELVNGNLIDCNELIQRIVDIGPIADLDHLREKHLTSITQLNESSNLRIFYSDDECESDEESRLTVTATAWGLRSGRRSSLGFSTNMRNSGEGKEKINLDISLLKKQYVKLRERQRQAHIILTAAVARQSTSGTQSSSTQQIQQLLVGKNAILSNKGKRLGPPQGAVPPARVSKVGKQSKLSTSKPIETLHWKDMDEKQRRGSIKRKDVQKDNRKPTVKDDFDLAKQEPPKLIKSLSASSAISNLSESGVKRRSESSSYSEESDVDSSTSTSLCDDDLQLLSASSLEASPMKRRLTPDSIQEVPDEERLIVTSDDVSCYNSSEVVDAQNIGFTLSGIAEESFIEPHNNSTTVKLNSNKHEQDNDVSANIVKHKYPDLVLPSPSNDESLPITITSTNQLSPIPDICHYVSMSTISPLRTPSSIVDFSDYLNNIPNESIAANAVSKDVKSNVEFNVNEEGVTNQLFERMNVAERPNKLDLIVFKERKVSESLANTTESIVDQSDNTSKIDNYSFTDASSRTSISASFVRELPTGAAQHNDVPFLPSNTDMSTIISANSPTQKGHRFQIVSATTPSPKNSPENGDVNFTSRVRFLKEKSFSMDDPIKSDDIHQEDIAKRSASEGLVSADLNSYKCNKMFEIIKENSLILDRMIKKPNRNDISCLNESIDCSSNDRTDVNCNDNIRTDMDDLKCSNLNQNEDEIQTENDDNSNTSPNVTDSLKTNYACSITGIEQTRLLSNIMLQKKLELKSNTLGIENVAKLTSKKNGEAKMCNESIDSYVSSGQPISKTDLLIKRTEEQLARFKEPEPQVYYIRNENFQKNITPEEEKEFSLTKAVSKQAALECNFLSETLMEDIELQSSKNTLNKTNEPDSRPKASITVKQQNFHNLASFDKSGTSLAFTEVDTRSSSASKTDELIKKGEEQLAKFKNHDKKVLERLEKRLSLIDFKPEDMISMSQENSERKTYSKTEQVIKKSEEQISRIKIESPFITKIFPTRPFDEEVGSIDIMSVSCSSKTEEIIKKTDEQLARFKAAAESNAEKRKSRHEINELLQLRVESPDLLSRSSDLSIKFEDISIRDESEAIIIKNAQAELLKTIKIPDEVKSSKTDTIIKRIEDGKIKLGEDYITTIKTIDYLKQSNANLSATLSSIESSIKAIDGLCDHDSEVQSNRINDTIQNLEKSLKQFDSFYVETPIVLVHDCSNNNRCRPSSTNRPSRPRKRREYSPRRKKGKDRDEKSTFYNQTDNSTDHSPDNLSSDRESSKTYTFHSFYSTSPPITPRVVSPLTISAENIEYRRPLCFKSSSHDRYLLQKEVQFIKFDKSPSSPIINKSCLESLLPATPIVSDRTTRSAENSPPLTHNAIGGIQNSLLHHQTKQCGSEYSHINKSCENILMRFDRKSISAIAASYPVASTILPSPTMCTSLNLKHETTLNFDLSASPNKNLN
- the LOC129718267 gene encoding uncharacterized protein LOC129718267 isoform X1; its protein translation is MHYRRSSRKNSGKVPLHISPPPPPPPSQSSSEQNLKKMGIPDTQSDFNQWLHAMKMVARLPGGIPPDFRRKLWMALSDRYLQTKKINWEQESKTYLSEQSNEDDEELGIQIVKDLHRTGSSLCTGPSGAVNQAKLKRVLLGYSRFNPEVGYCQGFNMLGALILQVMDKNEIDSMKVMILLIEGLLPAGYFCGSLGGLQADMAVFRDLLGTKLPKLARHLQKLQGPECAFEPPLTNVFTMQWFLTLFCTCLPIPAVLRIWDLILIEGSDVLLRTALSIWGLLESRILQTKTADDFYCKMGALSSELVNGNLIDCNELIQRIVDIGPIADLDHLREKHLTSITQLNESSNLRIFYSDDECESDEESRLTVTATAWGLRSGRRSSLGFSTNMRNSGEGKEKINLDISLLKKQYVKLRERQRQAHIILTAAVARQSTSGTQSSSTQQIQQLLVGKNAILSNKGKRLGPPQGAVPPARVSKVGKQSKLSTSKPIETLHWKDMDEKQRRGSIKRKDVQKDNRKPTVKDDFDLAKQEPPKLIKSLSASSAISNLSESGVKRRSESSSYSEESDVDSSTSTSLCDDDLQLLSASSLEASPMKRRLTPDSIQEVPDEERLIVTSDDVSCYNSSEVVDAQNIGFTLSGIAEESFIEPHNNSTTVKLNSNKHEQDNDVSANIVKHKYPDLVLPSPSNDESLPITITSTNQLSPIPDICHYVSMSTISPLRTPSSIVDFSDYLNNIPNESIAANAVSKDVKSNVEFNVNEEGVTNQLFERMNVAERPNKLDLIVFKERKVSESLANTTESIVDQSDNTSKIDNYSFTDASSRTSISASFVRELPTGAAQHNDVPFLPSNTDMSTIISANSPTQKGHRFQIVSATTPSPKNSPENGDVNFTSRVRFLKEKSFSMDDPIKSDDIHQEDIAKRSASEGLVSADLNSYKCNKMFEIIKENSLILDRMIKKPNRNDISCLNESIDCSSNDRTDVNCNDNIRTDMDDLKCSNLNQNEDEIQTENDDNSNTSPNVTDSLKTNYACSITGIEQTRLLSNIMLQKKLELKSNTLGIENVAKLTSKKNGEAKMCNESIDSYVSSGQPISKTDLLIKRTEEQLARFKEPEPQVYYIRNENFQKNITPEEEKEFSLTKAVSKQAALECNFLSETLMEDIELQSSKNTLNKTNEPDSRPKASITVKQQNFHNLASFDKSGTSLAFTEVDTRSSSASKTDELIKKGEEQLAKFKNHDKKVLERLEKRLSLIDFKPEDMISMSQENSERKTYSKTEQVIKKSEEQISRIKIESPFITKIFPTRPFDEEVGSIDIMSVSCSSKTEEIIKKTDEQLARFKAAAESNAEKRKSRHEINELLQLRVESPDLLSRSSDLSIKFEDISIRDESEAIIIKNAQAELLKTIKIPDEVKSSKTDTIIKRIEDGKIKLGEDYITTIKTIDYLKQSNANLSATLSSIESSIKAIDGLCDHDSEVQSNRINDTIQNLEKSLKQFDSFYVETPIVLVHDCSNNNRCRPSSTNRPSRPRKRREYSPRRKKGKDRDEKSTFYNQTDNSTDHSPDNLSSDRESSKTYTFHSFYSTSPPITPRVVSPLTISAENIEYRRPLCFKSSSHDRYLLQKEVQFIKFDKSPSSPIINKSCLESLLPATPIVSDRTTRSAENSPPLTHNAIGGIQNSLLHHQTKQCGSEYSHINKSCENILMRFDRKSISAIAASYPVASTILPSPTMCTSLNLKHETTLNFDLSASPNKNLN
- the LOC129718267 gene encoding uncharacterized protein LOC129718267 isoform X6, whose product is MGIPDTQSDFNQWLHAMKMVARLPGGIPPDFRRKLWMALSDRYLQTKKINWEQESKTYLSEQSNEDDEELGIQIVKDLHRTGSSLCTGPSGAVNQAKLKRVLLGYSRFNPEVGYCQGFNMLGALILQVMDKNEIDSMKVMILLIEGLLPAGYFCGSLGGLQADMAVFRDLLGTKLPKLARHLQKLQGPECAFEPPLTNVFTMQWFLTLFCTCLPIPAVLRIWDLILIEGSDVLLRTALSIWGLLESRILQTKTADDFYCKMGALSSELVNGNLIDCNELIQRIVDIGPIADLDHLREKHLTSITQLNESSNLRIFYSDDECESDEESRLTVTATAWGLRSGRRSSLGFSTNMRNSGEGKEKINLDISLLKKQYVKLRERQRQAHIILTAAVARQSTSGTQSSSTQQIQQLLVGKNAILSNKGKRLGPPQGAVPPARVSKVGKQSKLSTSKPIETLHWKDMDEKQRRGSIKRKDVQKDNRKPTVKDDFDLAKQEPPKLIKSLSASSAISNLSESGVKRRSESSSYSEESDVDSSTSTSLCDDDLQLLSASSLEASPMKRRLTPDSIQEVPDEERLIVTSDDVSCYNSSEVVDAQNIGFTLSGIAEESFIEPHNNSTTVKLNSNKHEQDNDVSANIVKHKYPDLVLPSPSNDESLPITITSTNQLSPIPDICHYVSMSTISPLRTPSSIVDFSDYLNNIPNESIAANAVSKDVKSNVEFNVNEEGVTNQLFERMNVAERPNKLDLIVFKERKVSESLANTTESIVDQSDNTSKIDNYSFTDASSRTSISASFVRELPTGAAQHNDVPFLPSNTDMSTIISANSPTQKGHRFQIVSATTPSPKNSPENGDVNFTSRVRFLKEKSFSMDDPIKSDDIHQEDIAKRSASEGLVSADLNSYKCNKMFEIIKENSLILDRMIKKPNRNDISCLNESIDCSSNDRTDVNCNDNIRTDMDDLKCSNLNQNEDEIQTENDDNSNTSPNVTDSLKTNYACSITGIEQTRLLSNIMLQKKLELKSNTLGIENVAKLTSKKNGEAKMCNESIDSYVSSGQPISKTDLLIKRTEEQLARFKEPEPQVYYIRNENFQKNITPEEEKEFSLTKAVSKQAALECNFLSETLMEDIELQSSKNTLNKTNEPDSRPKASITVKQQNFHNLASFDKSGTSLAFTEVDTRSSSASKTDELIKKGEEQLAKFKNHDKKVLERLEKRLSLIDFKPEDMISMSQENSERKTYSKTEQVIKKSEEQISRIKIESPFITKIFPTRPFDEEVGSIDIMSVSCSSKTEEIIKKTDEQLARFKAAAESNAEKRKSRHEINELLQLRVESPDLLSRSSDLSIKFEDISIRDESEAIIIKNAQAELLKTIKIPDEVKSSKTDTIIKRIEDGKIKLGEDYITTIKTIDYLKQSNANLSATLSSIESSIKAIDGLCDHDSEVQSNRINDTIQNLEKSLKQFDSFYVETPIVLVHDCSNNNRCRPSSTNRPSRPRKRREYSPRRKKGKDRDEKSTFYNQTDNSTDHSPDNLSSDRESSKTYTFHSFYSTSPPITPRVVSPLTISAENIEYRRPLCFKSSSHDRYLLQKEVQFIKFDKSPSSPIINKSCLESLLPATPIVSDRTTRSAENSPPLTHNAIGGIQNSLLHHQTKQCGSEYSHINKSCENILMRFDRKSISAIAASYPVASTILPSPTMCTSLNLKHETTLNFDLSASPNKNLN